A genome region from Euphorbia lathyris chromosome 4, ddEupLath1.1, whole genome shotgun sequence includes the following:
- the LOC136227970 gene encoding uncharacterized protein: MNYFCQWITTFAFRATARPLDFPLRRVLRPGNELSGSGVGVGASISVELYGKDVINRKKIINDLCRVLNRHLLNLRQPLSKYKHSMWLMEGLIGMEGFLDWLQLHRRHTNLYILILVVTLGHECMT; encoded by the exons ATGAACTATTTCTGTCAATGGATTACGACATTTGCATTCCGTGCCACTGCCAGACCACTTGATTTTCCTCTGCGCCGGGTCCTTAGGCCAG GTAACGAGTTAAGCGGAAGTGGAGTTGGAGTTGGCGCAAGCATCAGTGTTGAACTCTACGGGAAAGATGTAATCAATCGTAAAAAGATCATCAATGATTTGT GCAGAGTGTTGAACAGACACCTACTGAACTTGAGGCAGCCATTAAGCAAATATAAGCATTCTATGTGGCTTATGGAGGGGTTAATAGGGATGGAGGGATTTCTGGACTGGCTTCAGCTGCATCGACGACACACGAATCTGTATATACTCATTTTGGTGGTTACATTAGGTCATGAATGTATGACTTGA